Proteins from a genomic interval of Streptomyces sp. NBC_00820:
- the trpS gene encoding tryptophan--tRNA ligase — protein sequence MTRVFSGVKPTGHLTLGNYLGAMRRWAEVDQHRSEALFCVVDLHALTVAHDPARVRRLSRQAATLLLAAGVDPRLCTVFVQSHVDEHARLSYLLECVATDGEMRRMIQYKEKAARERERGGSLRLSLLTYPVLMAADILAYNADEVPVGDDQAQHVELARDLAVRFNQRYGHTFVVPRATPPQVAARVMNLQDPASKMGKSDDSGPGIVYLLDEPDAVRRKVMRAVTDSGREVEYDPEGRPGIANLLEILAACTNGNPESLASVYESYGALKKDTADAVVEVLRPVQARHRELCADPAYVEGVLRDGAEKARAMARPTVDTAYRAIGLLPPVPEPAALNAVS from the coding sequence ATGACGCGAGTCTTCAGCGGGGTCAAGCCGACCGGGCACCTGACGCTGGGGAACTACCTGGGAGCCATGCGGCGCTGGGCCGAGGTGGACCAGCACCGGTCGGAGGCGTTGTTCTGCGTCGTCGATCTGCACGCGCTGACCGTGGCCCACGATCCGGCGCGGGTGCGCAGGCTCAGCCGGCAGGCGGCGACGCTGCTGCTGGCGGCTGGGGTGGATCCGCGGCTGTGCACCGTCTTCGTGCAGAGCCATGTCGACGAGCACGCGCGGCTGTCGTACCTGCTGGAGTGCGTGGCGACCGACGGCGAGATGCGGCGGATGATCCAGTACAAGGAGAAGGCCGCGCGGGAGCGCGAGCGTGGCGGGAGTCTGCGCCTGTCCCTGCTGACGTATCCGGTGCTGATGGCGGCGGACATCCTCGCCTACAACGCCGACGAGGTACCGGTGGGGGACGACCAGGCGCAGCACGTGGAGCTGGCGCGGGATCTGGCGGTGCGGTTCAACCAGCGGTACGGGCACACGTTCGTGGTGCCGAGGGCGACTCCTCCGCAGGTGGCCGCGCGCGTGATGAACCTCCAGGACCCGGCGTCGAAGATGGGGAAGTCCGACGACTCGGGGCCGGGGATCGTCTATCTGCTCGACGAGCCGGACGCGGTGCGCAGAAAGGTGATGCGGGCCGTGACCGACAGCGGCCGGGAGGTGGAGTACGACCCGGAGGGGCGCCCGGGCATCGCGAATCTGCTGGAGATTCTCGCAGCGTGCACGAACGGGAACCCTGAGTCACTGGCGTCCGTTTACGAGTCGTACGGCGCTTTGAAGAAGGACACCGCGGACGCCGTGGTGGAGGTGCTGCGGCCCGTGCAGGCGAGGCACAGGGAGTTGTGCGCGGATCCCGCTTATGTGGAGGGGGTGCTCCGGGATGGTGCGGAGAAGGCTCGGGCGATGGCCCGGCCGACCGTCGATACGGCCTACCGGGCCATCGGGCTGCTGCCGCCCGTCCCGGAGCCCGCGGCGTTGAACGCCGTCTCGTAG
- a CDS encoding HAD family hydrolase, which yields MRYDLIIFDNDGVLVDSEPISNRLLAAYLTELGHPTSYEDSIRDYMGSAMHRIHDLVLERTGERLPDDFDDVFHARVFAAFERDLRPVAGVDTVLGKLAADGVPYCVASSGSHDRIRVGHRAAGIDRWFEESRIFSAQDVGRGKPAPDLFLYAAERMGVAPERCLVVEDSPLGVQAAVAACMDVYGFTAMTPADRLTGAGQLFADMGELADLLV from the coding sequence ATGCGCTATGACCTCATCATCTTCGACAACGACGGTGTCCTCGTCGACAGCGAGCCGATCTCCAACCGGCTGCTGGCCGCCTATCTGACCGAGCTCGGGCACCCGACGTCGTACGAGGACTCCATCCGCGACTACATGGGGTCGGCGATGCACCGGATTCACGACCTGGTGCTGGAACGGACGGGGGAGCGGCTGCCGGACGACTTCGACGACGTCTTCCACGCGCGCGTGTTCGCCGCGTTCGAGCGGGATCTGCGGCCCGTGGCCGGCGTCGACACCGTGCTGGGGAAGCTCGCCGCGGACGGGGTGCCGTACTGCGTGGCGTCCTCCGGGAGTCACGACCGGATCCGGGTGGGACATCGGGCGGCCGGGATCGACCGGTGGTTCGAGGAGAGCCGGATCTTCAGCGCCCAGGACGTCGGGCGGGGCAAGCCGGCCCCCGATCTCTTCCTGTACGCGGCCGAGCGGATGGGCGTCGCCCCGGAGCGGTGTCTCGTCGTCGAGGACTCCCCGCTGGGCGTGCAGGCCGCCGTGGCGGCCTGCATGGACGTCTACGGGTTCACCGCGATGACACCGGCGGACCGGCTGACCGGGGCCGGGCAACTCTTCGCCGACATGGGGGAGTTGGCTGACCTGCTGGTGTGA
- a CDS encoding VC0807 family protein — protein sequence MTKNTGNQKRISKSPRPLDSFKPLLVDIAVPLGSYYLFKDAFGMSTFAALAWSSVVPAARTVWGLVKERRANGLAGLILAVNVVSLLLSLVSGDPRLMLAKDGVVSSTVGIGILVSVALGRPMMTAGLKPFLVKGQAVREAAWQRLASGAAAGSADFLRKERTFSVVWGVVLLTECVARVVGAYTIPVDTMVWLGGVMAAVVMGMTFVVSGAVAAGPMERMLAAEVEAEVEAEVEAGERAARTEVAVAA from the coding sequence ATGACGAAGAACACGGGGAACCAGAAGCGGATCAGCAAGAGCCCGAGGCCGCTGGACAGCTTCAAGCCGCTGCTCGTGGACATCGCGGTGCCGCTCGGCTCGTACTACCTCTTCAAGGACGCCTTCGGCATGAGCACCTTCGCGGCGCTCGCCTGGAGCAGCGTGGTGCCGGCGGCGCGGACGGTCTGGGGCCTGGTGAAGGAGCGCAGGGCGAACGGGCTGGCGGGGCTCATCCTGGCCGTCAACGTCGTCTCCCTGCTGCTCAGTCTCGTCTCCGGCGACCCGCGGCTGATGCTCGCCAAGGACGGCGTGGTCAGCAGCACGGTCGGCATCGGCATCCTGGTCTCCGTGGCGCTCGGCCGCCCCATGATGACCGCCGGCCTGAAGCCCTTCCTGGTGAAGGGTCAGGCGGTCAGGGAGGCCGCCTGGCAGCGGCTGGCCTCGGGTGCGGCGGCCGGTTCGGCCGACTTCCTGCGCAAGGAGCGGACGTTCTCCGTGGTGTGGGGCGTGGTCCTGCTCACCGAGTGCGTGGCGCGGGTCGTGGGCGCGTACACGATCCCCGTCGACACCATGGTCTGGCTCGGCGGAGTCATGGCGGCCGTCGTGATGGGGATGACCTTCGTGGTCAGCGGCGCGGTCGCCGCCGGACCGATGGAGCGGATGCTCGCCGCCGAGGTGGAGGCCGAGGTGGAGGCCGAGGTGGAGGCCGGGGAGCGGGCCGCGCGGACCGAGGTCGCGGTCGCCGCCTGA
- a CDS encoding MFS transporter yields the protein MTDVLRRGRASLAFGFFAQGVTFALLVTRIPAIQSRYGVSDALLPAFLAAVPVLAGVGSVTTEQLVKRVPPSRVLRWSQPVVLLALLGVGAGDRVAGLALALGGFGLAVGALDASMNMLGVSLQRSYGRSIMLSFHAAFSLGGILGASLAWLGAHWQLALWVSYLPVVALLLPAVLVGSRWYVDGEPEAVTAEPGPGGGGGVVFRLLLPLCLVMTFAYIGDSTVSNWSAKYLKDVLGGSEQLATVPYNVYMVTTLVGRAIGDLGVRRFGAVAVVRLGTLVAAGGFAVVASAPGAWVGMLGFTLLGLGLCVLVPQTFAAAGRLFPGASDAAVARLNIFNYVGFLVGSPLVGAFGDAWSYRGAMLVPMVLVLVTLVYARSFAAQPDRYGGGHERPRTADVGRGSNGL from the coding sequence ATGACTGATGTGCTGCGGCGCGGCAGGGCCTCGCTGGCGTTCGGTTTCTTCGCCCAGGGCGTGACCTTCGCTCTCCTCGTGACGCGCATCCCGGCCATCCAGAGCCGGTACGGCGTCTCGGACGCGCTGCTGCCGGCATTCCTGGCGGCCGTGCCCGTCCTCGCCGGCGTCGGCAGCGTGACCACCGAGCAGCTGGTGAAGCGAGTCCCGCCCAGTCGGGTGCTGCGCTGGTCCCAGCCGGTGGTGCTGCTGGCGCTGCTCGGCGTCGGGGCGGGTGACCGGGTCGCCGGACTGGCCCTCGCGCTGGGTGGGTTCGGGCTGGCCGTCGGCGCGCTGGACGCCTCGATGAACATGCTCGGGGTGAGCCTTCAGCGGTCGTACGGGCGCAGCATCATGCTCAGCTTCCATGCCGCCTTCAGTCTGGGCGGGATCCTCGGGGCCTCGCTGGCCTGGCTGGGGGCGCACTGGCAGCTCGCGCTGTGGGTGTCGTATCTGCCGGTGGTGGCCCTGTTGCTGCCGGCCGTGCTGGTGGGCAGCCGGTGGTACGTCGACGGTGAGCCGGAAGCCGTGACGGCCGAGCCGGGGCCGGGCGGCGGCGGGGGTGTGGTGTTCCGGCTGCTGCTGCCGCTGTGTCTGGTGATGACCTTCGCCTACATCGGGGACTCGACCGTCTCCAACTGGAGCGCGAAGTACCTGAAGGACGTGCTGGGCGGTTCGGAGCAGCTGGCGACCGTGCCGTACAACGTGTACATGGTGACCACGCTGGTGGGGCGGGCCATCGGGGACCTGGGGGTGCGGCGGTTCGGGGCCGTGGCGGTCGTGCGGCTGGGGACGCTGGTGGCGGCCGGCGGGTTCGCGGTGGTGGCCTCGGCGCCGGGGGCCTGGGTGGGGATGCTCGGGTTCACCCTGCTGGGGCTGGGGCTGTGTGTGCTGGTGCCGCAGACGTTCGCCGCGGCGGGGAGGCTCTTTCCCGGTGCCTCGGACGCGGCGGTGGCCCGGCTCAACATCTTCAACTATGTCGGATTCCTGGTGGGTTCGCCTTTGGTGGGGGCGTTCGGGGACGCGTGGAGCTACCGGGGGGCCATGCTCGTGCCGATGGTGTTGGTGCTGGTCACGCTGGTGTATGCCAGGTCGTTCGCGGCTCAACCGGACCGATACGGTGGCGGGCATGAGCGGCCGCGCACAGCTGATGTGGGACGAGGCAGTAACGGGCTATGA
- a CDS encoding acetoin utilization protein AcuC: protein MSGRAQLMWDEAVTGYDFGPNHPMDPVRLELTRRLVGAFGLDREMDVVAARPAGESTLRLVHREDYIDAVKAASADPRSADGSYGLGTVDDPAFAGMHEVSALIAGQSVAAAEAVWRGDVQHAVNFAGGLHHAMPGGASGFCVYNDAALAIARLLELGAERVAYVDVDVHHGDGVQAAFWEDPRVLTISLHEHPRTLFPQTGWPQETGAGPGEGAAVNLALPAGTGDAGWVRAFHAVVPELLAEFRPQVVVSQHGADTHFEDPLAHLAVSLDAQRAVQVACHELAHEYADGKWVALGGGGYAVVDVVPRSWTHLVGIAAGRPVAPETVIPEGWRQEVYARTRQLGPMRMTDGRWPVAWASWEEGYDPADRLDQAVLATRRAAFPLRGLLP, encoded by the coding sequence ATGAGCGGCCGCGCACAGCTGATGTGGGACGAGGCAGTAACGGGCTATGACTTCGGCCCGAACCATCCGATGGATCCGGTCCGGCTGGAGCTGACCCGCAGACTCGTGGGGGCCTTCGGGCTCGACCGGGAGATGGACGTCGTCGCGGCGAGGCCGGCCGGGGAGTCGACGCTGCGGCTGGTCCACCGGGAGGACTACATCGACGCGGTGAAGGCCGCGTCGGCGGATCCGCGGTCGGCGGACGGGTCGTACGGGCTCGGCACGGTCGACGATCCCGCGTTCGCCGGGATGCACGAGGTGTCCGCGCTGATCGCGGGGCAGTCGGTGGCGGCCGCGGAGGCGGTGTGGCGGGGGGACGTCCAGCACGCCGTGAACTTCGCCGGCGGACTGCATCACGCGATGCCGGGGGGTGCCTCGGGGTTCTGTGTCTACAACGACGCCGCGCTGGCGATCGCGCGGCTGCTGGAGCTGGGGGCCGAGCGGGTCGCCTATGTGGATGTCGACGTGCACCACGGGGACGGGGTGCAGGCGGCGTTCTGGGAGGATCCGCGGGTTCTGACGATCTCGCTGCACGAGCATCCCCGTACCTTGTTCCCGCAGACCGGGTGGCCGCAGGAGACGGGGGCGGGGCCGGGCGAGGGTGCGGCGGTGAATCTGGCGCTGCCCGCCGGGACCGGTGACGCGGGATGGGTGCGGGCGTTCCACGCGGTGGTGCCGGAGCTGCTCGCGGAGTTCCGGCCGCAGGTGGTGGTCTCGCAGCACGGGGCCGACACCCATTTCGAGGATCCGCTGGCGCATCTCGCGGTGTCGCTGGACGCGCAACGGGCCGTGCAGGTGGCCTGCCACGAGCTCGCGCACGAGTACGCCGACGGGAAGTGGGTCGCGCTCGGCGGCGGGGGATACGCGGTGGTGGACGTGGTGCCGCGGTCGTGGACGCACCTGGTGGGGATCGCCGCGGGGCGGCCGGTGGCTCCGGAGACGGTGATTCCCGAGGGGTGGCGGCAGGAAGTGTACGCCCGGACACGGCAGTTGGGGCCGATGCGGATGACCGACGGGCGTTGGCCGGTGGCCTGGGCCTCGTGGGAGGAGGGGTACGACCCCGCCGACCGCCTGGACCAGGCCGTACTGGCCACCCGGCGGGCGGCGTTCCCGTTGCGGGGGCTGCTGCCGTGA
- a CDS encoding phosphatase, whose product MWDTGGLRAHLLAAGLAGVVGTSREVSLRSYRLFAARDPRVLIGIDPEGTWGMRELLTLMAERCGVSADPGHTSGRDVIDPERTLAALDAFAERIRGAARQGVPVLFGTGHPQRLLGFYAGLADALSAAGCEVLTPAQGHCVDILTRFGLRTFRLDYVRGVALMREPGAGRPGREPGVHSHSPLPVRLALAAAAESGGPLPGLVIGDHGWVCGAGQLGFEAIGLADTDDPAPFVGEAEGAVSVVVPLDDGVRSVSYRPLTRYVLKRACLSQ is encoded by the coding sequence GTGTGGGACACCGGTGGTCTGCGTGCGCACCTGCTTGCTGCCGGGCTTGCCGGGGTGGTGGGTACCTCCCGGGAGGTCAGTCTTCGGAGCTACCGGCTGTTCGCGGCCCGGGATCCTCGGGTGTTGATCGGGATCGACCCCGAAGGAACCTGGGGAATGCGGGAATTGCTCACTTTGATGGCCGAGCGGTGTGGGGTTTCGGCTGATCCGGGGCACACTTCCGGTCGGGATGTGATCGACCCGGAGCGTACGCTGGCGGCGCTGGACGCCTTCGCGGAGCGGATCCGGGGTGCCGCCAGGCAGGGTGTGCCCGTGCTGTTCGGCACCGGACACCCGCAGCGGCTGCTCGGCTTCTACGCCGGCTTGGCGGACGCCCTGTCGGCGGCGGGGTGTGAGGTCCTCACCCCCGCGCAGGGTCACTGTGTCGACATATTGACCCGGTTCGGTCTACGTACGTTCCGCCTGGACTACGTGCGGGGCGTCGCGCTGATGCGGGAACCCGGGGCCGGGCGCCCCGGTCGTGAGCCGGGCGTGCACAGCCATTCCCCGCTCCCGGTTCGGCTCGCTCTGGCCGCGGCCGCCGAGTCCGGCGGCCCCTTGCCCGGGCTGGTGATCGGTGACCACGGGTGGGTCTGCGGCGCAGGTCAGCTGGGGTTCGAGGCGATCGGGCTGGCGGACACGGATGATCCCGCGCCGTTCGTCGGGGAGGCCGAGGGGGCAGTGTCCGTCGTCGTTCCACTTGATGACGGGGTGCGGTCGGTTTCCTACCGTCCGCTCACCCGCTACGTACTCAAACGAGCGTGTCTGTCACAGTAG
- a CDS encoding helix-turn-helix domain-containing protein — protein sequence MAAAGERPLNEVQFLTVAEVASVMRVSKMTVYRLVHSGHLPAIRVGRSFRVPEQAVHEYLRESYVGVETA from the coding sequence ATGGCTGCAGCTGGCGAGAGGCCTCTGAACGAGGTTCAGTTCCTTACCGTGGCGGAGGTCGCCTCGGTGATGCGAGTGTCGAAGATGACCGTGTACCGGTTGGTGCACAGCGGTCATCTGCCCGCGATCCGGGTGGGGCGGTCCTTCCGCGTCCCGGAGCAAGCGGTTCACGAGTACCTTCGCGAGAGTTATGTGGGGGTGGAGACTGCCTGA
- a CDS encoding 30S ribosomal protein bS22 → MGSVIKKRRKRMAKKKHRKLLKRTRVQRRNKK, encoded by the coding sequence GTGGGCTCTGTTATCAAGAAGCGGCGCAAGCGGATGGCCAAGAAGAAGCACCGCAAGCTGCTCAAGCGCACGCGCGTTCAGCGTCGCAACAAGAAGTAA
- a CDS encoding NAD-dependent epimerase/dehydratase family protein: MGKVVLVTGVARQLGGRFVRRIQRDPEVDRVIAVDAVPPAHHLGGAEFIQADIRQSAIARVLAETGVDTVVHLDVTGTALGGGSRATVKETNVIGTMQLLGACQKSPAVRRLVVKSSTNVYGSAPRDPAVFTETTPPKSLPSGGFAKDAVEVEGYVRGFARRRPDVAVCVLRFANILGPTTDTPLAGFFSLPVLPTVFGYDPRLQFVHEDDVVEVLRIASHEPRRGTLNSGTFNIAGDGVLLLSQCSRRLGRPTVPLLLPAVTWAGSLVRTLGMTDFSPEQIRLLTHGRVVATDQMRETLGFEPRYTTAETFADFARGQGPGLLPPEALAGAVDRIAALAVQGGGRPPKPSAN, encoded by the coding sequence TTGGGGAAGGTCGTGCTCGTCACCGGAGTGGCCCGGCAGCTGGGCGGCCGGTTCGTGCGGCGGATCCAGCGGGACCCCGAGGTGGACCGGGTGATCGCCGTGGACGCGGTGCCGCCGGCGCACCACCTCGGCGGTGCCGAGTTCATCCAGGCCGACATCCGGCAGTCGGCGATCGCCCGGGTGCTCGCGGAGACCGGTGTCGACACGGTCGTCCACCTGGACGTGACCGGCACCGCGCTCGGCGGCGGCAGCCGGGCCACGGTCAAGGAGACCAACGTCATCGGCACCATGCAACTGCTCGGTGCGTGCCAGAAGTCGCCGGCCGTGCGGCGGCTGGTGGTGAAGTCGAGCACGAACGTGTACGGGTCGGCGCCGCGTGATCCCGCCGTGTTCACCGAGACGACCCCGCCCAAGTCGCTGCCCAGCGGCGGCTTCGCCAAGGACGCCGTGGAGGTCGAGGGGTACGTGCGCGGGTTCGCGCGGCGGCGGCCCGACGTCGCCGTGTGCGTGCTGCGGTTCGCCAACATCCTCGGGCCGACCACGGACACCCCGCTCGCCGGGTTCTTCTCGCTGCCCGTCCTGCCGACCGTGTTCGGCTACGACCCGCGGCTGCAGTTCGTGCACGAGGACGACGTCGTCGAGGTGCTGCGGATCGCCTCGCACGAGCCGCGCCGCGGGACGCTCAACAGCGGGACCTTCAACATCGCCGGGGACGGCGTGCTGCTGCTGTCGCAGTGCTCACGGCGGCTCGGGCGGCCCACCGTGCCGCTGCTGCTGCCCGCGGTCACCTGGGCCGGTTCCCTGGTGCGTACGCTCGGTATGACGGACTTCTCGCCGGAGCAGATCCGGCTGCTCACCCATGGCCGGGTGGTGGCCACCGACCAGATGCGCGAGACGCTCGGGTTCGAACCCAGGTACACGACGGCGGAGACGTTCGCGGACTTCGCGCGCGGCCAGGGCCCCGGGCTGCTGCCGCCGGAGGCCCTCGCGGGGGCCGTCGACCGGATCGCCGCGCTGGCCGTACAGGGCGGCGGCCGGCCCCCGAAGCCCAGCGCCAACTGA
- a CDS encoding lysophospholipid acyltransferase family protein: MADAKVIPFDDDRSRGSAVPRPSRRRSAGGRRGAAGEAAQVGAVQPLPARAVPQDDETVTREEQPAAEPGDGGGLERRVASGLAFLRRRLTGDYDVDDFGYDEELTDQVLMSLLRPVYEKYFRVEVKGIENIPAKGGALIVANHSGTLPLDGLMMQVAVHDHHPADRHLRLLAADLVFVLPVVNELARKLGHTLACTEDAERLLGQGELVGVMPEGFKGIGKPFSERYKLQRFGRGGFVSTALRQGVPIIPCSIVGAEEIYPMIGNAKTLARLLGFPYFPMTPTFPWLGPLGAIPLPTKWTIQFGEPIPTDGYPPEAAEDPMLMFNLTDQVREQIQHTLYKLLVQRRSVFF; the protein is encoded by the coding sequence ATGGCGGATGCCAAGGTCATTCCGTTCGACGACGACCGGTCCCGCGGGAGCGCCGTGCCACGGCCGTCGCGGCGCCGGAGCGCGGGCGGCAGGCGCGGCGCGGCCGGGGAGGCCGCGCAGGTCGGCGCGGTCCAGCCGCTGCCCGCCAGGGCCGTTCCGCAGGATGATGAGACGGTGACCCGGGAGGAACAGCCGGCCGCGGAGCCGGGCGACGGCGGCGGCCTGGAGCGGCGCGTCGCGAGTGGCCTCGCCTTTCTGCGCCGCCGGCTGACCGGGGACTACGACGTCGACGACTTCGGTTACGACGAGGAGCTGACCGACCAGGTCCTGATGTCGCTGCTGCGGCCGGTGTACGAGAAGTACTTCCGGGTCGAGGTGAAGGGCATCGAGAACATCCCGGCCAAGGGCGGCGCGCTCATCGTCGCCAACCACTCCGGGACGCTGCCGCTGGACGGCCTGATGATGCAGGTCGCCGTGCACGACCACCATCCCGCGGACCGGCACCTGCGACTCCTCGCCGCCGACCTGGTCTTCGTCCTCCCCGTGGTCAACGAACTCGCCCGCAAGCTGGGCCACACCCTCGCCTGCACCGAGGACGCCGAACGGCTGCTGGGGCAGGGCGAGCTGGTCGGGGTGATGCCGGAGGGCTTCAAGGGCATCGGCAAGCCCTTCAGCGAGCGGTACAAGCTCCAGCGGTTCGGCCGGGGCGGGTTCGTCTCCACCGCGCTGCGGCAGGGTGTGCCGATCATCCCGTGCTCGATCGTCGGGGCCGAGGAGATCTATCCGATGATCGGCAACGCCAAGACGCTGGCGCGGCTGCTGGGTTTCCCGTACTTCCCGATGACGCCGACCTTCCCGTGGCTGGGTCCGCTCGGCGCGATCCCGCTGCCGACCAAGTGGACGATCCAGTTCGGCGAGCCGATCCCGACGGACGGCTACCCGCCGGAGGCGGCCGAAGACCCGATGCTGATGTTCAACCTGACCGACCAGGTCCGTGAACAGATCCAGCACACGCTGTACAAGCTGCTGGTGCAGCGGCGGTCGGTCTTCTTCTGA
- a CDS encoding DUF5667 domain-containing protein, producing MIANVSAHRRANAFAQALEEQSDRDTAAEQSAAPAGSPPTTEEQTGQGEMLALATGLCALPRPQLDPEVKVVQRAQLVAAMEAMLQEGSGADAPVPGQRARGRGAHRASPLGKLRPRSRLAKGLTAGGLSVGVAAGAFGGVASASSDALPGDSLYGLKRGIEDFRLNYLSDGDDERGQTYLDQASNRLSEARRLMERGRGTQLDHESLGEVRRTLSGMQRDVTEGHRLLHAAYEADPQSLGPIQALSAFSRSHREAWSALSDKLPLQLGDVKDKVSSVFDAIDEEVAPLQSLLPQAPAATGDDGRRSSGTPPTGSSGTHRSAPSGTGSTPSSGKHASPGSPSGSATGDTGEGLLGGSTGGLLDPPKTGAEGSSPSAPKSPTSKPDVTLPPLLPGLLPGLGIDSEDAH from the coding sequence GTGATCGCGAACGTATCGGCCCACCGGCGGGCGAACGCCTTCGCCCAGGCCCTGGAGGAGCAGTCCGACCGGGACACGGCGGCCGAGCAGTCCGCAGCGCCGGCGGGATCACCGCCGACCACCGAGGAACAGACCGGGCAGGGCGAGATGTTGGCCCTCGCGACGGGCCTCTGCGCACTGCCCAGGCCGCAGCTCGACCCCGAGGTCAAGGTGGTCCAGCGCGCCCAGCTGGTGGCCGCGATGGAGGCCATGCTCCAAGAGGGATCCGGGGCGGACGCGCCGGTACCCGGACAAAGAGCCAGAGGCAGGGGTGCCCACCGGGCGAGCCCACTGGGCAAGCTGCGACCGCGGTCCCGGCTGGCGAAGGGGCTCACCGCGGGCGGGCTCAGCGTCGGCGTGGCCGCCGGAGCCTTCGGCGGGGTCGCCTCCGCCAGCTCCGACGCACTGCCCGGCGACTCGCTGTACGGCCTCAAACGCGGCATCGAGGACTTCAGGCTCAACTACCTGAGCGACGGTGACGACGAGCGCGGCCAGACCTACCTCGACCAGGCCTCCAACCGGCTGAGCGAGGCCCGGCGGCTGATGGAACGCGGTCGCGGCACCCAGCTCGACCACGAGTCCCTCGGCGAGGTCCGTCGCACCCTGTCCGGCATGCAGCGCGACGTGACCGAGGGCCACCGTCTGCTGCACGCCGCCTACGAGGCCGACCCGCAGTCCCTGGGCCCCATCCAGGCCCTCTCCGCGTTCTCCCGGTCCCACCGCGAGGCCTGGAGCGCGCTGAGCGACAAGCTGCCCCTGCAGCTCGGGGACGTCAAGGACAAGGTGTCGTCGGTCTTCGACGCCATAGACGAAGAGGTCGCCCCGCTGCAGTCCCTGCTCCCGCAGGCGCCCGCCGCGACCGGCGACGACGGGCGGCGAAGTTCCGGCACGCCGCCCACGGGCTCCTCCGGCACCCACCGGTCGGCCCCGTCCGGCACCGGCAGCACCCCGTCCTCCGGCAAGCACGCCAGCCCCGGCAGTCCCAGTGGTTCGGCCACCGGCGACACCGGCGAAGGCCTGCTCGGGGGCAGCACGGGCGGTCTGCTCGACCCGCCGAAGACCGGCGCCGAGGGCAGTTCCCCGTCGGCTCCCAAGTCTCCGACGAGCAAGCCGGACGTCACGCTGCCACCGCTCCTGCCGGGCCTGCTGCCCGGCCTGGGCATCGACAGCGAGGACGCGCACTAA
- a CDS encoding ECF subfamily RNA polymerase sigma factor, BldN family — protein MYPHVGVDASGLATLRATIATVKETLRGLVPTASTVSTVSAVPVFATVAAAPVGPCYALAEGGAAVGRRGRSTGTPTARRPAADSDSARMMDLVERAQAGEAEAFGRLYDQYSDTVYRYIYYRVGGKATAEDLTSETFLRALRRIGTFTWQGRDFGAWLVTIARNLVADHFKSSRFRLEVTTGEMLDANEVERSPEDSVLESLSNAALLDAVRRLNPQQQECVTLRFLQGLSVAETARVMGKNEGAIKTLQYRAVRTLARLLPDDAR, from the coding sequence GTGTACCCACACGTCGGGGTTGACGCCTCGGGCCTGGCTACGCTGCGCGCAACAATCGCAACGGTCAAAGAGACGCTGCGCGGCCTCGTCCCCACCGCGTCAACCGTGTCCACCGTGTCCGCCGTCCCCGTATTCGCCACCGTCGCCGCCGCGCCCGTAGGTCCGTGCTACGCACTGGCCGAAGGTGGCGCCGCGGTCGGCAGACGTGGCCGTTCCACCGGCACGCCCACCGCCCGCCGTCCGGCCGCCGACAGTGACAGCGCCCGGATGATGGACCTGGTCGAGCGTGCCCAGGCAGGAGAGGCCGAAGCCTTCGGACGGCTGTACGACCAGTACAGCGACACCGTGTACCGGTACATCTACTACCGCGTCGGCGGCAAGGCCACCGCCGAGGACCTGACCAGCGAGACCTTCCTGCGCGCACTGCGCAGGATCGGCACGTTCACCTGGCAGGGCCGCGACTTCGGCGCCTGGCTGGTGACGATCGCCCGCAACCTGGTCGCCGACCACTTCAAGTCCAGCCGGTTCCGCCTGGAGGTCACCACCGGTGAGATGCTCGACGCCAACGAGGTCGAGCGCTCGCCGGAGGACTCCGTCCTGGAGTCCCTCTCCAACGCCGCCCTGCTCGACGCCGTACGCCGGCTCAACCCGCAGCAGCAGGAATGCGTGACCCTCCGCTTTCTCCAGGGCCTCTCGGTCGCCGAGACCGCGCGCGTGATGGGAAAGAACGAGGGCGCGATCAAGACCCTTCAGTACCGGGCCGTGCGCACCCTCGCCCGGCTCCTGCCGGACGACGCCCGCTGA